Proteins encoded by one window of Chloroflexota bacterium:
- a CDS encoding ABC transporter permease, with protein sequence WKHGLRNAVIPPLTFAGVSLGNMVAGSITTELVFAWPGLGLLAIQSTLKADYPVLQGTVIIFTLLYIAVALLVDILYAYLDPRIRYA encoded by the coding sequence TATGGAAACACGGGCTCCGCAACGCCGTGATTCCGCCTCTAACCTTTGCCGGAGTTAGCTTGGGCAATATGGTCGCCGGGTCGATCACGACAGAACTGGTCTTTGCCTGGCCCGGCCTGGGGCTGTTGGCGATTCAGTCCACATTGAAGGCCGACTACCCGGTGTTGCAAGGCACCGTAATCATCTTCACTCTGCTTTACATCGCGGTCGCATTATTGGTGGACATTTTGTATGCCTACCTCGACCCCAGAATTCGTTACGCATAG